ATAAGGGGTTTTTATGAATAGAAATGTCCGATTATTAAATGTGAAAGCGTAATTTCGGTTATCAATAGAGTCCAAGAGATAGTGTTTTTCTCTGTCAATATAATAGTTGATAAAGAAATTGCTGTTTATTTCAGAAAAGATTTTAAGATTTTTATTTTCACATATGTCGATCATATTTTGCATTGATCCACATAGATCAGGGTCATAATGTTGATAAATCAGCCCTACTATTTGATTTGGATCAACACCTGCCTGTAAGATCTTCCTTAAGACTATAGCAAAATCCGGACGGCTTCCTCCATCTATTAAAACTGCTTTGTCATCCTCAACAATCAGATACGGATTGCAGTGCAGATTTGATTTCTCTTCATAAAAGCCAACCCAGTAAATGCCTTCTTCTATCTTGATAGGTCTGTCATATTTTTCATGACTGTTCATCTGTTTCCCATAAATGTTTAATGTGTTATATCACAGTTCTTTTATAACAAAATAAGCCTTCATACTATCCTTGTTCTTTAAGCCTATTTCCCCTCTTTCCTCGAATTCAAAAAAATCACGGGTTTGCAGATATGTTTCCTCTGATATATTAACCTTTCCTTTCTCTCCCGATGATTCAAATCGTGAAGCTATATTTACATTGTCACCAAAGACGTCAAACTGCATCCGTTCTTTCCCTACTACCCCTGCCATTACTTTACCTGTATGAATACCTATGCGTATCTGAAACTCTTCCTCGCTTTCTCTGTTTAATGTTTCAACAACTTTTAGCAAGGCAAGCCCCGCTCTTACTGCCATAACAGCGTGTTCTTCAAATTCATCCGGAGCGCCAAAAACAGCCATATAGGAATCACCGATAGTCTTTATTTTTGTACCTTTAAAACGAGCTATTATACCATCAAAGTCAGAAAAGAGTTTATCCAATATCCCTATCAATACTTCACCTGAAATTCTTTCAGCCAGACGGGTAAAGCCCACAAAGTCAGAAAATAATATAGTACAATTATACAATCTAGGAGCAAACTGCCCTTCAT
This genomic stretch from Thermodesulfobacteriota bacterium harbors:
- a CDS encoding adenylate/guanylate cyclase domain-containing protein, which translates into the protein MKTKTILTLYKENNLESESTNSIVMDYLNSLAIIEDDSIQKKLLKEVIQKYVILERKVDSLLKNTLPAKVAEEIKYEGQFAPRLYNCTILFSDFVGFTRLAERISGEVLIGILDKLFSDFDGIIARFKGTKIKTIGDSYMAVFGAPDEFEEHAVMAVRAGLALLKVVETLNRESEEEFQIRIGIHTGKVMAGVVGKERMQFDVFGDNVNIASRFESSGEKGKVNISEETYLQTRDFFEFEERGEIGLKNKDSMKAYFVIKEL
- a CDS encoding MBL fold metallo-hydrolase, translated to MNSHEKYDRPIKIEEGIYWVGFYEEKSNLHCNPYLIVEDDKAVLIDGGSRPDFAIVLRKILQAGVDPNQIVGLIYQHYDPDLCGSMQNMIDICENKNLKIFSEINSNFFINYYIDREKHYLLDSIDNRNYAFTFNNRTFLFIKTPYAHTQGSFVTYDVKTKTLFTSDLFGSFSTKWDLFLKLDNDCITCADYSNCKNEKDYCPLLDILTFHRKVMPCEKSLRHAMSEIKNLDINMIAPQHGSILPNRRDIYFLIQKLEHLKQVGIDSIL